One window of the Triticum dicoccoides isolate Atlit2015 ecotype Zavitan chromosome 3B, WEW_v2.0, whole genome shotgun sequence genome contains the following:
- the LOC119282402 gene encoding aspartic proteinase nepenthesin-1-like: MEIRLVLIVALCSSAATLVTCGSAGLHMELIHVDGKGNYTVAERVQRAMASSRQRLASFVDVSAPVHWNTSQYIAEYLIGNPPQRAEALIDTGSDLIWTQCSTCNLKGSCVMQGLPYYNASKSDSFHPVPCNDTLCLANQAHSCRRDGSCAFGAFYGAGDARGSIGTEVFAFEHGSVMLTFGCVDTLMITPGSLDGASGLIGLGRGPLSLVSQIGASKFSYCHTPYLRSNATPGASSHLFVGASASLSGGSPVMSMSFVQGPKRNPFYYVPLIGISVGQTRLSIPPMVFALKENGTGGGVFVDSGNPTSVLVDGAYRPLREELRRQLNGSLLPPPAGSGIDLCVAVAQEKTVPSMVFHFSGGADMVLPPENYWAPLDDSMSCMVMHKSSYVSIIGNFQLQNMHLLYDLTKEELSFQTADCSSL, encoded by the coding sequence ATGGAAATAAGGCTGGTGCTGATCGTTGCGTTGTGCTCGAGTGCTGCTACCCTAGTTACTTGTGGTAGCGCAGGGCTACACATGGAGCTCATCCATGTCGATGGCAAGGGGAACTACACAGTGGCGGAGCGCGTGCAGCGCGCCATGGCCAGCAGCCGGCAGCGCCTGGCGTCCTTTGTCGACGTGAGCGCACCGGTCCACTGGAACACCAGCCAGTACATCGCCGAGTACCTGATCGGCAACCCACCGCAGCGCGCCGAGGCCCTCATCGACACCGGTAGCGACCTCATCTGGACGCAGTGCTCCACCTGCAACCTCAAAGGATCATGCGTCATGCAGGGCCTGCCCTACTATAACGCGTCCAAGTCGGACAGCTTCCACCCGGTGCCATGCAACGACACCTTGTGCCTAGCCAACCAGGCGCACTCGTGCCGTCGGGATGGCAGCTGCGCTTTCGGGGCCTTCTACGGCGCTGGCGACGCTAGAGGGTCCATTGGCACGGAGGTCTTCGCCTTTGAACACGGCTCGGTGATGCTCACGTTCGGCTGCGTCGACACGCTGATGATCACTCCGGGGTCCCTTGACGGGGCGTCCGGCCTCATAGGGCTTGGCCGTGGCCCCCTGTCGCTCGTCTCTCAGATAGGTGCCAGCAAGTTCTCTTACTGCCACACCCCCTACCTCCGCAGCAACGCCACTCCCGGTGCCAGCAGCCACCTTTTCGTCGGCGCCTCGGCGAGCCTTAGCGGCGGCAGCCCTGTAATGTCCATGTCTTTCGTGCAAGGCCCTAAAAGGAACCCATTCTACTATGTCCCACTCATCGGAATAAGCGTGGGGCAAACAAGGCTTTCCATCCCACCCATGGTGTTCGCTCTGAAAGAAAACGGCACCGGCGGCGGTGTCTTTGTCGACTCTGGTAACCCCACTTCGGTTCTGGTCGACGGGGCGTACAGGCCTCTGAGAgaggagctccggaggcagctaaaCGGGAGCCTCCTGCCGCCACCTGCTGGCAGTGGGATCGACCTGTGTGTGGCAGTGGCGCAGGAAAAGACAGTGCCGTCCATGGTGTTCCACTTCAGTGGCGGAGCGGACATGGTGCTGCCGCCAGAGAACTACTGGGCGCCGCTGGATGATTCCATGtcatgcatggtgatgcataaatcCAGCTACGTGAGCATCATCGGCAACTTTCAGTTGCAGAACATGCACTTGCTGTACGACCTTACTAAGGAGGAGCTCTCTTTCCAAACTGCCGACTGCAGCTCACTGTGA